The nucleotide sequence CCGCCGTCCGCGGTTGCCGTGGCTTCGGGGTCGAGGAGGGCGATGAGCGCTTCGATGTCCTTGGCTTCCCAGGCCTGTTTGAAGTCCCGCACGACGGCGGCTCGTTGGGCCGCCGGAGTCGCCGAAGGGCGCGCGTCGCGGACGCGGCGGCGGGCCGAGGAGGCCAGTTGGCGGCAGGCGGCGGGGGTGCGGCCGACGATCTCGGCGACTTCGGCGAAGGAGTGGCAGAAGACGTCGTGGAGGATGAAGGCGACGCGTTCGGCCGGGGTCATCGCTTCGAGTACGACCAGGAAGGCCAGGTTGACCGACTCGTCCAGGGTGACCCGGTCCGCCGGATCGACGGCGGCGCCGCCCGGCCGGCCGGTGCTCCACTCGCCGCGTTCGGGCAGCGGCTCGGGGAGCCAGTCGCCCACGTACGTCTCCCGCCGGACCCGGGCCGAGCTGAGCAGGTTGAGGCAGACGCGGCTCGCGACCGTCGTCAACCAGGCGCCCGGGGACTCGATGGCGTCCCGCTGCCGCTGCGGCATGGCGTACCAGCGGGCGTACGTCTCCTGGACGGCGTCCTCCGCCTCGGCCAGGGAGCCCAGGAGCCGGTAGGCGACATTGATGAGCTGCCGCCGCTCGCTCATGATCACGTCCAGGCCCGGATCGGGCCGGTCGTCCGCGCCGTCTCCTTCGTCCGCCGCCCCGGTGGTCATGGTGCCGACAGCTCCCTCGCTCGCTTCCGTCCTCACCTATCCGACAAGACAGGCCGCCGGAATGTCAGGCCTGACATTCCCGGGCGCTGCGTTGTCGGACAGATGAGACGGACACATCATCCAGCGAACAGGAAGCTCAGAGACATCATGACGACCCCGATACCGGCCACCCGATTTGCCGCCCCGGCCCCCGCGCAGCGCCTGGAGCGGGCAGCCGCCGCGCTGACCGCACACGGTTTCACCGTGGAGATCCTCGACGACGTCGCCGCCGCGCGTACCCGCGTCGGAGAGCTGATCCCCGAACGCGCGAGCGTGTTCACCGGGGCCAGCGAGACCCTTCGGCTGTCCGGCATCGAGGAGGACATCAACGCCGGCGGGCGCTACCAGGCGATCAAGCCGCGCGTCCTGGCCATGGACCGCGTCACCGGCGCCGACGTCATCCGGCGGCTGCTGGCCAGCCCTGACGTGATCGTCGGCAGCGTCGCCGCGGTCACCGAGACCGGTTCGCTCGTGATCGCTTCGGGCAGCGGAAGCCAGTTGCCCGGGTACGCGGGCGGCGCGGCGCGGGCGATCTGGGTCGTCGGGGCGCAGAAGGTGGTGCCGGACCTCGACACCGCGCTGCGGCGCGTGGACGACCACTGCCTGCCGCTGGAGAGCGCCCGCACCGAGGAGGCGTACGGGTGGCCCAGCGCCGTCAACCGGCTGCTCGTCCTCAACGCGGAACACCAGCCCGGGCGCGGTACGGTCCTGCTGCTCCGCCAAGCCATCGGCTTCTGAGGGGCCTGAGGGGCCTCGGGGCAGCGCCTTACGGGCCGTAGACCACCGTCACCGGCGCGTGGTCGCTCCAGCGCTCGTCGTGGGTGGCCGCGCGCTCCACCCACGCCTTGACCGTCCGCCCGGCCAGACCGGGGGTGGCCACGTGGTAGTCGATGCGCCAGCCCGTGTCGTTGTCGAAGGCGCGCCCGCGGTACGACCACCACGAGTACGGCCCCTCCTGCTCCGGGTGCTGGGCGCGTACGACGTCCACGTACCCCGTCTCCTCGAAGACCCGGCTCAGCCAGGCCCGTTCGTCGGGGAGGAAGCCGGACGACTTCTGGTTGGCGCGCCAGTTCTTGAGGTCGGCCTGCTGGTGGGCGATGTTCCAGTCGCCGCAGACCAGCACCTCGCGGCCGTCGGCCGCCGCGCGCTTCTTGAGCTGTTCCAGGTAGCCGAGGAACTCGTCCATGAAGCGGACCTTCTCGTCCTGCCGTTCGGTGCCGACCTCACCGGACGGCAGGTAGAGGCTGGCGACCGTCACACCGGGCAGGTCGATCTCGACGTACCGGCCGCTCGCGTCGAACTCGGGGCAGCCGAAGCCGATCTGGGTACGCTCGGGCTCGCGCCGGGACAGCAGCGCGACACCGGCCCTGCCCTTCGCCGCCGCGGGCGCGTACACGGCGTGCCAGCCCTCGGGCTCGCGTACGCCGTCGGGCAGCTGGCCGGGCTCGGCCCGTACCTCCTGGAGGCAGACCACGTCGGCGGCGGTGTCGGCCAGCCACTCCACGAAGCCCTTCTTGGCGGCGGCGCGGAGGCCGTTCACATTCACGCTTGTCACGGTGAGCACCCCGACACACTACCCAGGAGTCACGACGGCATCAGCCACCACGGCCCCGGAACACCACCAGTCACTACGGCACCAGTCGCTACGGCACCAGCGGGCCGCTCAGCGTCTCCTCGGCCGCCGCCCGGTCGCCGTCCCACCCGAGCGCCCGGTCGTCGCGGGCCACCCGGCCCCACAGCACCAGCAGCAGCCGCTCCGCCGTCCCCGTGACCGTGGCGACGGGGTCGCCGGGACCGTACGCCCAGCTGCCGCCGGTGTCGGTCGACACGAGACGCAGCGCGTGGGGCGGCGGCGCCGCGCGGCCCTTGCGCACTTCGCGCGGGGCGAAGGTGTCGAACACCTCGCTGACGCCGTCGTGGGCGAGCGCGGGCTCGAAGGGCGCGGCGCCGCCGAGCGCGTTCTGCGCGTCCCACCGGTGGACGAGCGTCTCCAGGCAACGCCTGCGCTGCCAGAAGGCGACGGTACGGGGCAGGGCGAACGTCCACGCCTCGGCGTCCGGGTCGGTGTCGGTCAGCACGTCGAGGAGCGTGGTCGCCGTACCGTCGAACCACGGCCCCACCGCCGCCGGGTCCTTCGGCGCCCGCGCCGATCCGCCCCTGCCCCGCCGCTCGGTCACGGCGGTCGCCGCCCAGAGGTTCCCGCCGCCCAGATGCCCGGCCAGGTCGTGCACCGTCCAGCCGCCGCAGTGCGCGACGGGTACGGAGAGGTCGCCGTCGAGGCAGGCACGGAAGCCGTCGAGCTCGGCCCGCAGGTGGGTGAGGTAGAAGTCACGGTCCATGGGCAGGGAATCTAGTCCCGGCGCGGCACGGCGCGCCTCACACTTCGGGGCGGGACATCCGCACGACCGCCGTGCCACCGTCGAGATCCACCGTCGTCCGGTTCGGCGGCGCCCCGTCGTCCTCGTTGTCCGGCATGATCAGCGCCGACTGCCGTTCCTTCAGCTCGTTCTGCTTGCCCGGCGAGAAGCTGGCGTGCAGCTGCTCGAACCCGGTCGCCGATATCTGCCCCTGCCGCACGCTGTTCCGCCAGGGCAAGACCCCGGCCCGCCCGGCCCGCAACAGCAACTGGTCGGTGAAGGCCACGACCGTCAGCAGGATGACCAGACCGGGCAGCGTCATCAACACGACGAATTGCATGCCCCTCAGTATCCGGCGCCCGCCCCGGCGGTCAACCGTCGCGGCACCCGCTCAGCCCGCCGCCAAGTGGTAGGCGCGCAGGGTGACTTTCTGCTCCGGGCCCCACTGTTCCTCGGCCGTTCCCAGCAGCTCCCAGCCGAGGCGTTCGTACAGCGCCACCGCCGCGGTGTCCGTGGCCACCACGTCCAGCACCGGGCGCAGTTGGCGCGTTCGCGCCTCGGCCACGACCCGGGCCATCAGCAGCGCGCCGATGCGGTGTCCGCGAGCGCCGGGGGCGACGAACAGGCGGCTGACGACGCCGGTCGCCGCGACGAGGGGAGCGGCTGCCCGGTCGCTCAGCAGGCGGGGCGCGATGTCGTCCTCCGTGCCGCCGGACAGGCCGACATGGCCGACGACCCGGCCGTCCAGCTCCGCCACCCAGGCGCCGATCAGGGTTCGGGTGGTCAGCCAACCGGCCGGATCGGCCGGCCAGTTGACGGGGTAGCCGTCGCGGGCGTGTACGTCGGCCAGCGCCGCCGCGCAGGCGGGCAGATCGGAGTCGTGGCGTGCCCGCAGGACCACGGCGGGAGTTGGCTCGTTCATCCGGGCATCGAATCACGCCCCGCCGCACTACTCCGGCGGGGCCGGCGCGAGGCGGGTACGTGCGGGCGGGAACGACGAAGGCCCGGACCGGCATGAGCACGCCGGTCCGGGCCTTCGGGGCGATCAGCTGTTGCCGACGCCGTTGCCCGACAGGACCGGGATGTCGTCGAGGATGTGCGACAGCGCCTCGTCACCCTTGGCCTGGGTCGAGTTCTCGGTGCACTGCTGGTTCTGCGGCGACGACAGGACGTTGATGTCCTGGACGGCGATCGGCACGAGGCCCACGAGGGAGCCGACGTTCGCCTTGGCCGGCAGACCGATGCAGGGCTTGTTCAGGGAGCCCTGAACGAGACCCAGCTGGGGGCTCATGTCGCCCTTGGTCACCGAGTTGCCGAAGGACTGCTCGGCACCGTTGCCGCTGAACGACGTCGTGCCCGTGTCGTCGCCGATCGCCATCGCCGGCGTCGCGACGGCGGCCGTGGCTCCGACGAGCGAGGCCGCTACAGCAGCGGTTGCCCACAGCTTCTTCATTTTAATGCCTTTCCGGAAAGTCGGACTCCACCGGTGGAGTACCGAATTGTTCAACTCACGCATGGACGAATGGTTCCGGGAAGTCCCCCGAATGGCCCATCGCGATCAATAGGCAATACGGCCGGTCGCTCAGTTGTTGCCGGCACCGTTGCCGGACAGGACCGGGATGTTGTCGAGAATGTGCGACAGCGGCTCGTCACCCTTGGCCTGCGTCGAATTCTCGACACACTGCTGGTTCTGCGGGCTCGACAGGACGTTGACGTCCTGGACGGCGATCGGCA is from Streptomyces sp. NBC_00370 and encodes:
- a CDS encoding DUF6191 domain-containing protein: MQFVVLMTLPGLVILLTVVAFTDQLLLRAGRAGVLPWRNSVRQGQISATGFEQLHASFSPGKQNELKERQSALIMPDNEDDGAPPNRTTVDLDGGTAVVRMSRPEV
- a CDS encoding maleylpyruvate isomerase family mycothiol-dependent enzyme is translated as MDRDFYLTHLRAELDGFRACLDGDLSVPVAHCGGWTVHDLAGHLGGGNLWAATAVTERRGRGGSARAPKDPAAVGPWFDGTATTLLDVLTDTDPDAEAWTFALPRTVAFWQRRRCLETLVHRWDAQNALGGAAPFEPALAHDGVSEVFDTFAPREVRKGRAAPPPHALRLVSTDTGGSWAYGPGDPVATVTGTAERLLLVLWGRVARDDRALGWDGDRAAAEETLSGPLVP
- a CDS encoding rodlin, with the translated sequence MKKLWATAAVAASLVGATAAVATPAMAIGDDTGTTSFSGNGAEQSFGNSVTKGDMSPQLGLVQGSLNKPCIGLPAKANVGSLVGLVPIAVQDINVLSSPQNQQCTENSTQAKGDEALSHILDDIPVLSGNGVGNS
- a CDS encoding GNAT family N-acetyltransferase, whose translation is MNEPTPAVVLRARHDSDLPACAAALADVHARDGYPVNWPADPAGWLTTRTLIGAWVAELDGRVVGHVGLSGGTEDDIAPRLLSDRAAAPLVAATGVVSRLFVAPGARGHRIGALLMARVVAEARTRQLRPVLDVVATDTAAVALYERLGWELLGTAEEQWGPEQKVTLRAYHLAAG
- the sigJ gene encoding RNA polymerase sigma factor SigJ is translated as MTTGAADEGDGADDRPDPGLDVIMSERRQLINVAYRLLGSLAEAEDAVQETYARWYAMPQRQRDAIESPGAWLTTVASRVCLNLLSSARVRRETYVGDWLPEPLPERGEWSTGRPGGAAVDPADRVTLDESVNLAFLVVLEAMTPAERVAFILHDVFCHSFAEVAEIVGRTPAACRQLASSARRRVRDARPSATPAAQRAAVVRDFKQAWEAKDIEALIALLDPEATATADGGGLALTFLHPIEGAEQIAQAWTEIARRKPATMTFLERTVNGQPGLVAEQDGATVTVFAFDVAADRIKHIWVVRNPEKLRGWPTA
- a CDS encoding LUD domain-containing protein; this translates as MTTPIPATRFAAPAPAQRLERAAAALTAHGFTVEILDDVAAARTRVGELIPERASVFTGASETLRLSGIEEDINAGGRYQAIKPRVLAMDRVTGADVIRRLLASPDVIVGSVAAVTETGSLVIASGSGSQLPGYAGGAARAIWVVGAQKVVPDLDTALRRVDDHCLPLESARTEEAYGWPSAVNRLLVLNAEHQPGRGTVLLLRQAIGF
- a CDS encoding exodeoxyribonuclease III, which produces MLTVTSVNVNGLRAAAKKGFVEWLADTAADVVCLQEVRAEPGQLPDGVREPEGWHAVYAPAAAKGRAGVALLSRREPERTQIGFGCPEFDASGRYVEIDLPGVTVASLYLPSGEVGTERQDEKVRFMDEFLGYLEQLKKRAAADGREVLVCGDWNIAHQQADLKNWRANQKSSGFLPDERAWLSRVFEETGYVDVVRAQHPEQEGPYSWWSYRGRAFDNDTGWRIDYHVATPGLAGRTVKAWVERAATHDERWSDHAPVTVVYGP